One part of the Rutidosis leptorrhynchoides isolate AG116_Rl617_1_P2 chromosome 1, CSIRO_AGI_Rlap_v1, whole genome shotgun sequence genome encodes these proteins:
- the LOC139899923 gene encoding epoxide hydrolase 3-like, translating into MDQIVHKFVEVNGLKLHIAEIGKESSPIVVFLHGFPEIWYSWCHQMIALANAGYRAIAPDSRGYGLSDPPPETYKFRFSDMSDDLLGIVDSLGIDKIFIVAKDFGARTAAVFTLRYPTRVAGIISLGIPHLPLGASAFLEGMPEGFYINRWKIPGRAEANFGRLDAKTVVRNIYILFSRSEIPIAGESQEIMDLVGSSTPLPSWFTEEDLSAYGALYDKSGFLNPLQVPYRSTDEEFPDIVDPVIKNPMLLVVGEKDYFLKFPRMEGFIRSGMIKHLASDLEVDYVPEGCHFVQEQFPDKVNQLILAFLSKRS; encoded by the exons ATGGATCAGATAGTGCATAAGTTTGTGGAGGTGAATGGACTCAAACTTCACATAGCCGAAATCGGAAAGGAGTCATCACCCATTGTAGTGTTTCTCCACGGTTTCCCGGAAATATGGTATAGTTGGTGCCACCAAATGATCGCACTTGCCAATGCTGGTTATCGAGCTATCGCTCCTGATAGTCGAGGATATGGACTCTCAGATCCACCTCCAGAGACTTATAAATTTCGATTTTCTGATATGTCCGATGATCTTCTTGGGATCGTTGATTCGCTTGGCATTGATAAG ATATTTATCGTCGCGAAAGACTTTGGGGCTAGAACAGCTGCTGTCTTCACCCTTCGCTACCCTACAAGGGTAGCTGGAATTATATCGCTCGGTATACCCCATTTACCTTTAGGGGCCTCTGCATTTCTTGAAGGGATGCCTGAAGGTTTTTACATCAATAGATGGAAG ATACCTGGAAGAGCTGAGGCTAATTTTGGCCGTCTTGATGCAAAAACCGTTGTACGAAACATATACATCTTGTTTTCAAGAAGTGAAATTCCAATCGCTGGCGAAAGCCAAGAGATTATGGATCTAGTGGGTTCGTCTACACCTTTACCATCCTGGTTCACAGAGGAGGATCTTTCAGCCTATGGAGCTCTATATGACAAGTCTGGTTTTCTTAATCCACTCCAAGTTCCTTACAG GTCAACGGACGAAGAATTTCCTGACATAGTGGACCCCGTTATCAAGAATCCAATGTTGTTAGTCGTCGGGGAGAAGGATTACTTTTTGAAGTTTCCGAGAATGGAAGGTTTCATAAGGAGTGGAATGATTAAACACTTAGCATCGGATTTGGAAGTTGATTATGTGCCCGAAGGTTGCCATTTTGTTCAAGAACAATTTCCGGACAAGGTCAACCAGTTGATTCTTGCATTCCTCAGCAAGCGTAGTTGA